The proteins below come from a single Rhizobium lentis genomic window:
- a CDS encoding methyl-accepting chemotaxis protein, producing the protein MDFQTSILGRMNGFLYRCRADENYTMLEMTNGIERIFGYPADEIIGNRARTFTSIMYEEDVPLMDEVVGQALEQRTDWTMEYRIRHAKGHLTWVTETGGGIWDEKGELLYLEGSIINIESLYQRIDEQTADMRVTASKTNEILQSLRYLKLLAVNAGIEAARAGTAGSGFAVLAAEMRTLANSSEEAARAISNAQRKPEG; encoded by the coding sequence ATGGATTTTCAAACGAGCATTCTCGGGCGCATGAACGGTTTTCTCTACCGCTGCCGCGCCGACGAAAACTACACGATGCTCGAGATGACCAACGGCATCGAGCGCATTTTCGGTTACCCCGCCGACGAGATCATCGGCAATCGCGCGCGGACCTTCACCTCGATCATGTACGAGGAAGACGTGCCTTTGATGGACGAGGTGGTCGGGCAGGCGCTTGAGCAGCGGACGGACTGGACGATGGAATACCGCATCCGCCACGCCAAGGGCCATCTCACCTGGGTGACCGAAACCGGTGGCGGCATCTGGGACGAGAAGGGCGAGCTTCTCTATCTCGAGGGCAGCATCATCAATATCGAATCGCTTTATCAGCGAATCGACGAACAGACCGCCGACATGCGCGTCACCGCCTCGAAGACCAACGAGATCCTGCAGTCGCTGCGCTACCTCAAGCTGCTCGCCGTCAATGCCGGTATCGAGGCGGCCCGTGCCGGCACGGCAGGGTCAGGCTTTGCCGTGCTTGCAGCCGAGATGCGCACCCTCGCCAACTCCTCGGAGGAGGCCGCACGCGCCATTTCCAACGCGCAACGCAAGCCAGAAGGCTGA
- the minC gene encoding septum site-determining protein MinC, with protein sequence MTKVLTDARSIRIKGRSFLAVMLSPDLPIDDWLTRLDDLAARSAGFFLGRPVVLDLTDLQIDRPQLKDLIAELAKRNVSIMGIEGARPSILGAGMPPALKGGRSASDIEVQANEPADPVAKPTATETRPVTTTQSIVIREPVRSGQSVIFPEGDVTIVGSVASGAEVIAGGSVHIYGALRGRAMAGSIGNASARIFCRKLEAELVAIDGIYKMAEDMAPNLRGQAVQLWLEEDAIMAEKLI encoded by the coding sequence ATGACCAAAGTGCTAACAGACGCTCGCTCTATCCGAATCAAGGGCCGCTCTTTCCTGGCGGTCATGCTGTCCCCGGACCTGCCGATCGATGATTGGTTGACCAGATTGGACGATCTGGCTGCCCGTTCGGCCGGCTTCTTCCTGGGGCGGCCTGTCGTTCTCGATTTGACGGACCTGCAAATCGACCGGCCGCAGCTGAAGGACCTCATCGCCGAACTTGCCAAGCGCAATGTTAGCATCATGGGTATCGAGGGCGCGCGCCCTTCGATCCTCGGCGCGGGCATGCCTCCGGCACTGAAAGGCGGCCGCTCCGCTTCCGACATCGAGGTTCAGGCGAACGAGCCTGCCGATCCGGTGGCCAAGCCAACAGCGACCGAGACCCGCCCGGTAACGACAACGCAATCCATCGTCATCAGGGAACCGGTGCGCTCGGGGCAGTCGGTGATCTTCCCGGAAGGCGACGTCACCATCGTCGGCTCGGTCGCCTCGGGCGCGGAAGTGATCGCCGGCGGCTCCGTCCATATCTACGGCGCGTTGCGCGGCCGGGCCATGGCAGGCTCCATCGGAAACGCATCGGCGCGGATCTTTTGCCGCAAGCTCGAGGCCGAGCTGGTGGCGATCGACGGCATCTACAAAATGGCGGAAGACATGGCCCCCAATCTTCGCGGACAGGCTGTCCAGCTCTGGCTCGAAGAGGACGCGATCATGGCGGAAAAACTGATCTGA
- the minD gene encoding septum site-determining protein MinD: MGKVIVVTSGKGGVGKTTSTAALGAALAQRNEKVVVVDFDVGLRNLDLVMGAERRVVYDLINVIQGDAKLTQALIRDKRLETLFLLPASQTRDKDNLTAEGVERVINDLKRYFDWIICDSPAGIERGATLAMRHADVAVVVTNPEVSSVRDSDRIIGLLDAKTAKAERGERMEKHLLLTRYDANRAERGDMLKVDDVLEILSIPLLGIVPESMDVLRASNIGAPVTLAESRSAAAMAYFDAARRLAGETLPITIPEEKRNLFGKIFGRRAA, translated from the coding sequence ATGGGGAAAGTGATCGTCGTCACGTCAGGCAAGGGCGGGGTCGGAAAGACGACCTCGACCGCCGCATTGGGAGCGGCGCTGGCGCAACGCAATGAAAAGGTCGTCGTCGTCGATTTCGACGTCGGCTTGCGCAATCTCGACCTCGTGATGGGCGCAGAGCGGAGGGTCGTCTACGACCTGATCAACGTCATCCAGGGCGACGCCAAGCTCACCCAGGCGCTGATCCGCGACAAGCGGCTGGAGACGCTGTTCCTGCTGCCGGCCTCTCAAACCCGCGACAAGGACAATCTGACGGCCGAGGGTGTCGAGCGCGTCATCAACGATCTGAAGCGCTACTTCGACTGGATCATCTGCGACAGCCCCGCCGGGATCGAGCGCGGCGCGACACTTGCCATGCGCCATGCCGATGTCGCCGTGGTCGTCACCAATCCGGAAGTCTCGTCTGTACGCGATTCAGACCGGATCATCGGCCTGCTCGACGCCAAGACCGCCAAGGCCGAACGCGGCGAGCGGATGGAAAAGCATCTGCTGCTCACCCGCTATGACGCCAACCGCGCCGAACGCGGCGACATGTTGAAGGTCGACGACGTCCTCGAGATCCTCTCCATCCCGCTCCTCGGCATCGTGCCGGAGAGCATGGATGTGCTGCGCGCCTCCAACATCGGTGCGCCGGTCACGCTGGCGGAAAGCCGCAGCGCGGCTGCGATGGCTTATTTCGATGCCGCGCGCCGGCTCGCCGGCGAAACCTTGCCGATCACGATCCCCGAGGAAAAGCGCAATCTATTCGGCAAGATCTTCGGACGGAGGGCAGCATGA
- the minE gene encoding cell division topological specificity factor MinE, with product MNIFRLFNKQRTAPAARERLQVLLAHERSSAGSDLVSLLREEILAVIAKHVELDHDKVQVTIDRNEFVSTLEIDVEIPLNAAVQAA from the coding sequence ATGAATATCTTCCGTCTTTTCAACAAGCAGAGAACGGCACCCGCCGCCCGCGAACGCTTGCAGGTGCTCCTTGCGCACGAACGCTCATCGGCAGGATCGGACCTTGTTTCGCTGCTGCGCGAGGAAATCCTTGCGGTCATAGCAAAACATGTCGAGCTCGACCACGACAAGGTGCAGGTGACGATCGACCGCAACGAGTTTGTCTCCACTCTTGAGATCGACGTCGAAATCCCGCTGAACGCAGCCGTACAGGCCGCTTGA
- a CDS encoding DUF1989 domain-containing protein encodes MRELHPVMPGPRTIVPSLVHYPGIPALPAGSERYRAKGGGSVVVRVEPGDRVSVIDSEGGQICELSFLDEKGRFQAAGLGTAFSNSAEGLKAILQAEDESAARTRAALQRRGADLAAAGALRVFGAGSTPGSRAEFTIAVKGLLIVAAPAGAMSPEAQDTATPIEIRIKRSLLVRDYASALPEPAADPIEDIRIRAASAAAYFVRAGEFIQIIDVYGRQCTDFQAFAARKVDKGLDLALDSTVTRTLLGRSYPTPGLPSKAFDRDFEPLVEIVQDTVGRHDAFATACNSRYYDDMGYPGHVNCTDNFNAALAPYGIAGRKGWEALNYFYNTNIDHNNQLYLDEPWSRPGDYVLMRALTDLVCVSSSCPDDIDAANGWDPTDIHVRTFSGKEKFSRAVAYRMTPDAEAELTRETAFHPRLSALTRDYTEYRGYWLPNRFSSEGPVEEYWACRERAAVIDLSPLRKFEVTGPDAEELLQYCLTRDVRKLSTGQVVYSAMCYENGGMIDDGTLFRLGDKNFRWIGGDDFSGIWLRQQAEKKGFKAWVRSSTDQLHNIALQGPRSRDILKEIIWTAPRQPAIGELEWFRFTVGRIGGFEGAPVVISRTGYTGELGYEIFCHPKDALGVFDAVWEAGQPHGLKPMGLEALDMVRIEAGLIFAHHEFTDQTDPFEAGIGFTVPLKSKQDDFIGREALIRRKEHPRHLLVGLDIQANEAVGHGDCVHIGRAQIGVVTSATRSPVLGKTIALARIDVMHASPGTEVEIGKLDGHQKRLPATIVPLSHYDPQKTRPRS; translated from the coding sequence ATGCGAGAACTTCATCCTGTCATGCCGGGCCCCCGAACGATCGTTCCGAGCCTCGTCCATTACCCCGGTATTCCCGCCCTGCCGGCGGGCAGTGAACGCTACCGGGCAAAGGGTGGCGGATCGGTCGTCGTGCGCGTGGAGCCGGGCGACCGCGTGAGCGTCATCGACAGCGAAGGCGGGCAGATTTGTGAGCTCTCCTTCCTTGACGAAAAAGGGCGCTTCCAGGCAGCCGGTCTCGGAACGGCATTCAGCAATTCAGCCGAGGGCTTGAAGGCCATTCTTCAGGCGGAGGATGAGAGTGCTGCCCGCACGCGCGCGGCACTTCAGCGGCGCGGCGCCGATCTCGCAGCGGCCGGCGCGCTCCGCGTCTTCGGGGCAGGATCGACGCCGGGCAGCCGGGCGGAGTTCACGATTGCCGTGAAGGGTCTGCTGATCGTTGCGGCACCCGCCGGCGCCATGTCGCCGGAGGCGCAGGACACGGCGACGCCGATCGAGATCCGGATCAAGCGCAGCCTGCTGGTCCGCGACTATGCCTCCGCCCTGCCGGAGCCGGCGGCCGATCCGATCGAGGATATCCGCATCCGGGCGGCGAGCGCAGCCGCCTATTTCGTGCGCGCCGGCGAATTCATTCAGATCATCGACGTCTATGGGCGCCAGTGCACCGATTTCCAGGCCTTTGCCGCCCGCAAGGTCGACAAGGGCCTCGATCTCGCGCTCGATTCGACCGTCACCCGCACGCTGCTCGGCCGCAGCTATCCCACGCCCGGCCTGCCGTCCAAGGCTTTCGACCGCGACTTCGAGCCGCTGGTCGAGATCGTCCAGGATACGGTCGGCCGCCACGACGCTTTCGCGACTGCCTGCAATTCACGCTATTACGACGACATGGGTTATCCCGGCCACGTCAACTGCACGGACAATTTCAACGCGGCGCTGGCGCCTTATGGCATTGCCGGGCGCAAGGGCTGGGAAGCGCTGAACTATTTCTACAATACCAATATCGACCACAACAACCAGCTCTATCTCGACGAGCCCTGGTCGCGTCCCGGCGATTACGTGCTGATGCGTGCGCTGACGGATCTCGTCTGCGTCTCATCGTCCTGCCCTGACGATATCGATGCGGCGAACGGCTGGGATCCGACGGATATCCACGTCCGCACCTTTTCCGGAAAAGAGAAATTCTCACGAGCGGTAGCCTATCGCATGACCCCAGATGCCGAAGCCGAACTGACGCGCGAAACCGCCTTCCATCCCCGCCTTTCGGCGTTGACGCGAGACTATACGGAATATCGCGGCTACTGGTTGCCGAACCGCTTCTCGTCCGAAGGACCGGTCGAGGAATACTGGGCCTGCCGCGAGCGCGCCGCCGTCATCGATCTCTCGCCCTTGCGGAAGTTCGAAGTGACGGGTCCGGACGCCGAGGAACTGCTGCAATACTGCCTGACGCGCGACGTGCGAAAACTCTCGACCGGCCAGGTCGTCTATTCCGCGATGTGCTACGAAAACGGCGGCATGATCGACGACGGCACCCTCTTCAGACTCGGCGACAAGAACTTCCGCTGGATCGGCGGCGATGATTTCAGCGGCATATGGCTGCGTCAGCAGGCCGAGAAGAAGGGTTTCAAGGCCTGGGTTCGCTCATCGACCGATCAGTTGCACAATATCGCGCTGCAAGGGCCGCGGAGCCGCGACATCCTGAAGGAGATTATCTGGACGGCGCCGCGCCAGCCCGCGATCGGCGAGCTCGAATGGTTCCGCTTCACCGTCGGCCGCATCGGCGGCTTCGAGGGGGCGCCGGTCGTGATCTCGCGCACGGGCTATACCGGCGAGCTCGGCTACGAGATCTTCTGTCATCCGAAGGATGCGCTGGGGGTGTTCGATGCCGTCTGGGAGGCAGGCCAACCGCACGGGCTGAAGCCGATGGGGCTGGAGGCACTCGACATGGTCCGCATCGAGGCGGGCCTGATCTTTGCCCACCACGAATTCACCGACCAGACGGATCCGTTCGAGGCCGGCATCGGCTTTACCGTGCCGCTGAAATCCAAACAGGACGATTTCATCGGCCGCGAGGCGCTGATCCGGCGCAAGGAACATCCGCGCCATCTGCTCGTCGGCCTTGATATCCAGGCGAACGAGGCGGTCGGCCATGGCGATTGCGTCCATATCGGCCGGGCCCAGATCGGCGTCGTCACCAGCGCCACGCGCTCGCCTGTTCTCGGCAAGACGATCGCGCTCGCCCGCATAGACGTGATGCATGCGAGCCCGGGCACCGAGGTCGAGATCGGCAAGCTCGACGGCCACCAGAAGCGTTTGCCGGCGACGATCGTGCCGCTTTCGCATTACGATCCGCAGAAGACGCGCCCGCGATCGTAA